In Natrinema sp. SYSU A 869, the following proteins share a genomic window:
- a CDS encoding TrmB family transcriptional regulator sugar-binding domain-containing protein, producing the protein MSGYEDLDESEIRDSLQRHVDMSEYESQVYLALVQNGKQSMRDLSEASDVPKQRVYDIVEELREQGFVELDDSYPKKAYAIDPTKTLGPIQTHVEQVQNALEEFHKSVSDVDSGVAQFRNRSTIEKYISELLDSAERTIFLMTSVDRLRIFEDALRDNSDIQIRVVLTGLDEGHVVDDRIELNSPIREFADYVRGTVRSEPLVLSVDRNAGFFWPSTTNARRHSQEGFYVTDEELAFLFDRFLSDTVWPLGYPVNPDQRRSTTLPQRYYRIRDCLTDLELLTDSVPLRTLTVRFEGYDNVSGQQISREGRLTGYYAPEFDDQAYLEVDIVEGDDEQSPTVTVGGWHSRQEDYMATSIELEKHEDWSAEELDDETLAHIETCRTELPEGIAGDVIVGFDGYIDYIRSLVGERKSPRMYDEIDEFDTLREMITRASAQDKTLQFEWVESRRLPGGHTAHVGQVLDTAGYDTELVGFFGQPIRDEFSDAFDDDALLSLGQPTVTEYLQFDDGKVLFTDSGGHQALNWETLREYVPLEEIADRLDETDLVSIGGWALIPEISTIWEGIYEQVHPLLSSPPDDIIVCTSDVHRLTETTLRSDLESLSILDDAIPVTVVTTSGQAAHLSDALPSGDRGKRALHATAESLCREIGVSRVAVTSTKESVLAGPDGSQRIRSALISDPAEEGTFEDHFSAGIALGRAEGLSNTSTLTLGSTVASYFKQYQATPSLSDIRTFLDTYEEQGPA; encoded by the coding sequence ATGAGTGGTTACGAGGACCTCGACGAATCCGAAATACGCGATTCGCTGCAACGCCACGTCGATATGTCGGAGTACGAGTCGCAGGTATATCTCGCGCTCGTTCAAAACGGAAAGCAATCGATGCGAGACCTATCCGAGGCGAGCGACGTCCCAAAACAGCGTGTATACGACATCGTCGAGGAACTCAGGGAACAGGGCTTCGTCGAACTTGACGACAGCTATCCCAAGAAGGCATACGCAATCGATCCCACGAAGACGCTTGGCCCGATCCAAACACACGTCGAACAGGTCCAAAACGCGCTCGAGGAGTTTCACAAGTCGGTGTCCGACGTCGACAGCGGCGTCGCACAGTTCCGGAACCGGTCGACGATCGAGAAGTACATCTCCGAACTCCTCGACAGCGCCGAACGGACGATCTTCCTGATGACGTCCGTCGACCGACTGCGGATCTTCGAGGATGCGCTGCGCGACAACTCCGACATCCAGATCCGCGTCGTCCTCACTGGTCTCGACGAGGGTCATGTTGTCGACGACCGTATCGAACTCAACAGCCCCATCCGCGAGTTCGCCGACTACGTTCGGGGGACCGTCCGTAGCGAACCGCTTGTACTCAGTGTAGATCGAAATGCTGGGTTCTTCTGGCCGAGTACCACCAACGCACGTCGCCACTCTCAGGAGGGATTCTACGTTACCGATGAGGAACTCGCATTTCTGTTCGACCGGTTCCTCTCGGATACAGTCTGGCCACTTGGCTATCCGGTCAATCCTGATCAGCGCCGCTCCACCACACTTCCGCAACGGTACTATCGGATCCGCGATTGCCTCACCGACCTTGAGTTACTCACCGACTCCGTTCCCCTCCGAACCCTGACGGTCCGGTTCGAGGGTTACGACAACGTGTCCGGCCAGCAGATTTCTCGAGAGGGACGACTCACCGGGTACTACGCGCCGGAGTTCGATGATCAGGCGTACCTCGAAGTTGACATCGTTGAGGGCGACGATGAGCAGTCTCCGACGGTGACGGTCGGCGGCTGGCACTCGCGGCAGGAAGACTACATGGCGACGAGCATCGAACTGGAGAAACACGAAGACTGGTCCGCTGAAGAACTCGACGACGAGACGCTCGCACACATCGAGACGTGCCGGACGGAGCTCCCCGAAGGGATCGCCGGCGACGTCATCGTCGGCTTCGACGGTTACATCGACTATATCAGATCGCTGGTCGGGGAACGGAAGAGTCCTCGGATGTACGACGAGATCGACGAGTTCGACACGCTGCGCGAGATGATCACGAGGGCGTCGGCTCAGGACAAGACGCTCCAGTTCGAGTGGGTCGAGAGCAGGCGGTTGCCCGGCGGCCACACTGCCCACGTCGGACAGGTACTCGACACAGCCGGATACGATACGGAACTCGTTGGGTTCTTCGGGCAGCCGATCCGGGACGAGTTCAGCGACGCGTTCGACGACGACGCGCTTCTCAGCCTGGGACAGCCGACCGTGACGGAGTATCTACAGTTCGACGATGGGAAGGTCCTGTTCACCGACTCCGGTGGACATCAAGCGTTGAACTGGGAAACGCTCAGAGAATACGTGCCGCTCGAAGAAATCGCCGATCGACTCGACGAGACTGATCTCGTGAGCATCGGCGGCTGGGCGCTCATCCCCGAGATCTCGACGATTTGGGAGGGAATCTACGAGCAGGTGCATCCGCTGCTCTCGTCGCCGCCCGACGACATCATCGTCTGTACGAGCGACGTGCATCGCCTAACGGAGACGACGCTTCGGTCGGATCTGGAGTCGTTGAGCATCCTCGACGACGCGATCCCGGTGACGGTTGTGACAACCAGCGGACAGGCCGCGCACTTGAGTGACGCCCTTCCGTCCGGCGACCGCGGGAAGCGAGCGCTCCATGCAACGGCAGAGTCGCTTTGCCGCGAGATCGGCGTGTCGCGGGTCGCGGTGACCTCTACGAAAGAGTCCGTCCTCGCCGGCCCTGACGGGAGCCAACGGATCCGATCGGCCCTGATTTCCGACCCGGCAGAGGAAGGGACGTTTGAGGATCACTTCAGCGCAGGTATCGCCCTGGGACGCGCCGAGGGTCTCTCGAACACATCGACACTCACTCTCGGAAGCACAGTGGCGAGTTACTTCAAGCAGTACCAGGCGACGCCGTCTCTGTCCGATATTCGGACATTTCTCGATACCTACGAGGAGCAGGGCCCAGCCTGA